The Nitrospirota bacterium genome segment AAAAACAGGATAAATTTAGTCCTAATTAATATTAATGCCTTTTGTCAATAAAGAAGACAATAAGGCTCCATTTGTGAGTTTGGGTAAACCAATAGTCAGGAGGTAAATATTATGCAGGAAAAGGCTATCTATCAAGAGACTGTACACCACAAGGTTGAGCTGAGTGTGTGGCCCTTTGTGGTAGGAATGTCAATATTGCTTGTAATGTTCGGTTTTATGGCAGCCTTTCAATGGAAACTGCCGATTGCGGGCATGCTCCTCGGTGGTGCAGGTGTTGTGGGCGTATTGATAAGTCTATTTGGATGGGTAAATGAGGTTTATGCGGAATCAGGGTTGAGCAAAACAGCGATAATCCTCTTCATACTCTCTGAGGCTATGTTATTTGGAGGCCTCTTCGGAGGCTATCTTTATAACATGTTCCCTGCACCTTTCTGGCCGCCTGCAA includes the following:
- a CDS encoding cytochrome c oxidase subunit 3 encodes the protein MQEKAIYQETVHHKVELSVWPFVVGMSILLVMFGFMAAFQWKLPIAGMLLGGAGVVGVLISLFGWVNEVYAESGLSKTAIILFILSEAMLFGGLFGGYLYNMFPAPFWPPANTPAGVPPLSVALILSVFLLSSSATIQMAEAKLKKGEADGFKGWLLFTMILGALFLAGQANEWSKLIGDGFTVSTNVYGTFFYAITG